One genomic region from Henningerozyma blattae CBS 6284 chromosome 2, complete genome encodes:
- the ATG7 gene encoding Atg7p (similar to Saccharomyces cerevisiae ATG7 (YHR171W); ancestral locus Anc_5.66): MEFGSLLKYNLPAKIFLDTSFFQELARLKLDVLKLDTTELNLIGNIELQDLPAAENNGHLFLDSKSFSDNDDRAVFNETSNSLFGDILNFNTIENFKSLNKQEYIIKKGHELLCRGLTDINKSVGFSIISYCELKKYKFYYWVCFPCFQFESLSFSSVKIETTSISPKLVLSCQSWFQENPNNWIALLDKGNNNRLVPYSKNSNLLISKSTGVAAIKDSSLIENVPSAFIKNILSIIKVDYPLLKTIEIYFIRSNSSSFVETIEICTNSDNLAANSKLKVTGWVKNQSGKLLPSIIDLSVMIDPLKINEQSVKLNLKLMKWRIVPDLDLNIIENTSVLILGSGTLGCYISRALLAWGVSKITFVDNGKISYSNPVRQPLFNFEDYGKPKAVTAAEALKKIYPLVNAKGIQLNIPMIAHPVTCEEREKKEYMELCTLIKEHDVIFLVTDSREARWVPTILGKLENKIVINAALGFDSYLVMRHGNNENKLGCYFCQDIVAPGDSLKDRTLDEMCTVTRPGIALMAASQAVELMVSLLQSRISDSDSKNANNSDDKQCILGEIPHMIRGFLRDFKTLKLEIPQYECCSACNDIIIRTCEDEGWDFIKKALNDKNYIETLSGLDKVKDLTDDILDFDDEMSLSEGNEII; the protein is encoded by the coding sequence atGGAATTCGGTTCTCTTCTAAAATACAATTTACCAGCCAAGATTTTCCTAGATACGTCATTCTTTCAAGAATTAGCAAGACTAAAATTGGATGTTTTAAAACTAGATACTACAGAATTAAACTTAATCGGGAACATTGAGCTACAAGATTTACCTGCTGCAGAAAATAATGggcatttatttttagatagCAAGAGCTTTagtgataatgatgatcgTGCAGTTTTTAATGAAACCTCGAATAGCTTATTTGgagatatattaaattttaataccaTCGAGAACttcaaatcattaaataagcaggaatatattataaagaaAGGGCATGAACTCCTATGTCGTGGTTTGacagatattaataaatctgtTGGGTTTTCAATAATTAGTTACTGtgaattaaagaaatacaaattttattattgggTATGCTTCCCttgttttcaatttgaatcattatcCTTTTCCTCTGTCAAAATCGAAACTACTTCTATTTCACCAAAACTAGTTCTTTCATGTCAAAGTTGGTTCCAAGAGAATCCTAATAATTGGATAGCTTTGTTAGATAAAGGAAACAACAATAGATTAGTTCcatattctaaaaatagTAATCTATTAATTAGTAAATCTACGGGAGTAGCTGCTATTAAAGATAGTAGCCTTATAGAAAATGTACCTTCAGcctttattaaaaatatactttCTATAATTAAAGTAGACTATCCCCTTTTAAAGACGAtagaaatttattttattagaagTAACTCATCAAGTTTCGTGGAAACTATTGAAATATGCACAAATTCAGACAACTTGGCAGcaaattctaaattaaaagtAACCGGTTGGGTAAAAAATCAATCAGGTAAACTATTACCATCTATTATAGATTTAAGTGTTATGATTGACCCTTTGAAGATTAATGAACAATCAGTGaagttaaatttaaaattaatgaaatggAGGATTGTTCCAGACTTGGATTTAAATATCATTGAAAATACAAGTGTATTAATTTTAGGATCAGGTACATTAGGTTGCTATATTAGTCGTGCATTGTTGGCTTGGGGTGTAAGCAAAATAACATTTGTTGACAATGGAAAGATATCTTATTCAAATCCGGTACGACAACCactatttaattttgaagattaTGGGAAGCCAAAAGCAGTAACAGCTGCAGAAGCACTTAAAAAGATTTATCCTCTTGTAAATGCAAAAGGGATTCAGTTGAATATACCTATGATTGCACATCCAGTTACTTGTGAAGAACGTGAAAAAAAGGAATATATGGAATTGTGTACATTGATTAAGGAGCATGATGTCATATTTTTGGTAACAGATTCGAGAGAGGCAAGATGGGTCCCGACAATTCTAGGTAAGCTAGAGAATAAGATCGTAATCAATGCTGCATTGGGATTTGACAGTTACCTTGTAATGAGACACGGTAACAATGAGAATAAGTTGGGTTGCTATTTCTGTCAAGATATCGTCGCTCCGGGGGATAGTCTAAAAGATCGCACTTTGGATGAGATGTGTACAGTTACAAGGCCAGGTATTGCATTGATGGCAGCATCTCAAGCAGTAGAACTAATGGTATCATTACTGCAATCCCGTATATCTGATTCAGATTCAAAAAATGCCAATAACAGTGATGATAAACAATGTATTCTGGGCGAGATTCCTCACATGATACGTGGTTTCCTTAGAGATTTCAAAACTTTAAAACTAGAAATCCCTCAATATGAATGTTGTTCTGCCTgtaatgatataatcataagAACCTGTGAAGACGAAGGTTGGGATTTTATTAAGAAGGCATTAAATGACAAAAATTACATCGAAACTTTAAGTGGATTAGATAAGGTCAAGGATTTGACTGATGATATACTTGACTTCGATGATGAGATGAGCCTTTCAGAAGGGAACGAAATAATATGA
- the CDC23 gene encoding anaphase promoting complex subunit CDC23 (similar to Saccharomyces cerevisiae CDC23 (YHR166C); ancestral locus Anc_5.72) yields MGTIEEAQTIEEIRQNLRKSAAELSQMKLYNSAKWSAEALVGMCESISYPDIESSGSGIPAYDSPLRGRVQGHNNNHSNYSNNHTNTSNNSTKNNMNRMMNSKINGNNTSNNANENNMKFDTLSKSNTFGFTTSENDLYLLASSLFDLKEFDRAAFFLKNATNPCLVFLRLYSMYLSWDKKVQESAESLLLTGKRPNKSNEQTEEEVGNIMLGSFYGFKSDNKTTNKDSMTVSIGNGQDLSVGLILKEVNQYIAEYETKVEEQHKGIGFALIYYLKGILQKAENNKKHAVSSILKSLSYYSFNWTCWVELTDCLERPDESVQLLRYLKEKFYFNCLEHSPTQQHPSLNIMIKFFKLNLLQEFSNNFVDEFGEELDLLFSTFPKFAFLKAQTAIINHNYMVYKTSCSLFEEVIKMDPYRLDDLDVYSHILFVMEKQPELSYLAQFASQIDRFRPETCCIIANFYSTRQEHEKSIMYFRRALTLNKKNTSAWTLMGHEFVELKNSHAAIECYRRAVDINPRDFKAWYGLGQAYEVLDMHLYSLYYFQKACALKPLDKRMWQALGECYFIVDNTDSALKCYKRALQLSDLALQDSIILYKLAILYEKMDDIENCKKMMIQTLDVEELTDGAVTDETAKARIWLTRYEQSCHNYKAAYNYAIKVTHGTSQEIEEARGIARECQKKLNKLGI; encoded by the coding sequence ATGGGCACCATAGAAGAAGCGCaaacaattgaagaaataagGCAGAACCTTCGAAAATCAGCCGCTGAGCTTTCTCAGATGAAACTGTACAATTCGGCAAAGTGGTCAGCAGAAGCCCTAGTGGGAATGTGTGAATCTATATCTTATCCAGACATCGAATCTAGTGGTTCAGGAATACCTGCGTATGACTCACCACTCCGAGGACGTGTTCAAGGACATAACAATAATCATAGTAATTATAGTAATAACCATACCAACACCAGTAATAATTCAACTAAGAATAATATGAATAGAATGATGAATAGCAAAATTAATGGAAATAATACGAGTAATAAtgctaatgaaaataatatgaaattCGATACTCTATCTAAGTCTAACACCTTTGGATTTACTACTTCAgaaaatgatttatatttattggCATCgtcattatttgatttaaaagagTTTGATAGAGctgcattttttttaaaaaatgccACTAATCCATGCTTAGTATTTCTAAGACTATACAGCATGTATCTTTCATGGGATAAAAAAGTTCAAGAGTCAGCAGAGAGCTTGTTGCTAACAGGGAAACGCCCAAACAAATCTAATGAACaaactgaagaagaagtgGGTAATATTATGCTAGGATCTTTTTATGGATTTAAATCAGATAATAAAACTACCAATAAGGATTCAATGACAGTTTCGATTGGAAATGGTCAAGATTTAAGCGTTGGACTAATACTGAAGGAAGTAAATCAATATATAGCCGAATACGAAACAAAAGTTGAAGAACAACATAAAGGAATAGGATTTGCATTAATTTACTACCTTAAAGGTATTCTACAAAAAGCAGAAAACAACAAGAAACACGCTGTATCATCTATTCTCAAGTCACtttcttattattcttttaattggaCTTGCTGGGTTGAATTGACAGATTGCTTAGAGCGCCCTGATGAATCAGTACAGCTATTACGATACTTGAAagagaaattttattttaattgtttagAGCATTCACCTACACAGCAACATCCCTCCCTCAATATCatgattaaattttttaaattaaatttgttgCAAGAATTTAGCAATAACTTTGTCGATGAATTTGGTGAAgaattagatttattattttctacaTTTCCAAAATTTGCATTTTTAAAAGCTCAAACTGCAATAATTAACCATAATTATATGGTTTACAAAACCTCGTGCTCTCTATTTGAAGAAGTTATTAAAATGGATCCTTATAGACTCGATGACTTAGATGTATACTCACATATATTGTTCGTCATGGAAAAGCAGCCTGAATTATCATATTTGGCTCAATTTGCATCACAAATAGATAGATTTCGACCGGAAACATGCTGCATCATTGCCAATTTCTATAGTACCAGACAGGAACATGAAAAATCTATTATGTATTTTAGAAGAGCACTGactttgaataaaaaaaatacaagcGCATGGACATTAATGGGCCATGAATTCGTGGAGCTGAAAAATTCCCATGCCGCCATTGAATGCTACCGAAGAGCTGTAGATATAAATCCAAGAGATTTTAAAGCATGGTATGGACTTGGCCAAGCATATGAAGTATTAGATATGCActtatattcattatattattttcaaaaggCGTGTGCTCTAAAGCCTTTAGACAAGAGAATGTGGCAAGCTTTAGGAGAGTGCTATTTTATTGTAGACAATACCGATTCTGCACTTAAATGTTATAAACGTGCATTACAATTATCAGATTTAGCGTTACAAGactcaataatattatataaattggctatattatatgaaaagatggatgatattgaaaactgtaagaaaatgatgattCAAACATTAGATGTAGAGGAACTAACTGATGGTGCTGTTACAGACGAAACAGCCAAAGCAAGGATTTGGCTAACAAGATATGAACAGTCTTGCCATAATTACAAAGCTGCCTATAATTATGCTATAAAAGTAACGCATGGTACTTCTCAAGAAATCGAGGAGGCAAGAGGAATAGCAAGAGAATGccaaaaaaagttaaataaGCTAGGTATATAG
- the DBP8 gene encoding ATP-dependent RNA helicase DBP8 (similar to Saccharomyces cerevisiae DBP8 (YHR169W); ancestral locus Anc_5.69): MSNSITNFENLGLSRWLVESLKSMKITTPTAIQKHCIPEILKGRDCIGGAKTGSGKTIAFAGPMLTKWSEDPCGMFAVILTPTRELAMQIAEQFTALGSSMNIRVCLVVGGENIVKQALELQNKPHFIIATPGRLAHHILRSGEDTVGGFIRCKYLVLDEADILLTSTFSKDLSVCIGKLPPKEKRQTLLFTATITDQVKVLQDAPKHDGRLPLFSYQVESIDKVAIPSTLKTEYVLVPGHVKEAYLYHLLTCEAYNESSAIVFVNRTVTAEILRRTLYDLEVRVTSLHSQMPQQERTNSLHRFRANAARVLIATDVASRGLDIPTVELVINYDLPADPDTFIHRSGRTARAGRTGDAISFVTPNDISRIQSIEERINKKMSECDKLHDTAVI, from the coding sequence ATGTCAAACAGTATTACTaactttgaaaatttaGGCTTATCAAGATGGTTGGTTGAATCGCTAAAATCTATGAAAATTACTACACCAACTGCTATTCAAAAACATTGTATTCCAGAAATCTTAAAAGGAAGAGATTGTATTGGTGGTGCAAAGACAGGTTCTGGTAAAACTATTGCATTTGCTGGCCCCATGCTAACTAAATGGTCTGAAGATCCATGCGGTATGTTTGCTGTGATATTAACCCCAACAAGAGAATTAGCTATGCAAATTGCTGAGCAGTTTACTGCACTTGGTAGTAGCATGAATATCAGAGTTTGTCTGGTTGTTGGTGgtgaaaatattgttaaGCAAGCTTTggaattacaaaataagcctcattttattattgcCACACCAGGTAGGCTAGCGCACCATATTCTAAGGTCAGGGGAAGATACTGTTGGTGGTTTTATTAGatgtaaatatttagttTTAGATGAAGCAGATATCCTATTGACCTCTACTTTCAGTAAAGATTTATCAGTTTGTATAGGTAAATTACCtccaaaagaaaaaagacaaaCATTACTATTTACAGCAACTATAACAGATCAAGTGAAGGTATTACAAGATGCCCCTAAACATGATGGTAGACttccattattttcatatcAAGTAGAGTCTATTGACAAGGTGGCAATTCCATCAACCTTAAAGACCGAGTACGTTCTGGTTCCAGGTCATGTCAAGGAGGCatatttatatcatttattaACTTGTGAAGCATATAATGAATCAAGTGCCATAGTATTTGTTAATAGAACTGTGACTGCGGAAATATTAAGAAGAACGTTATACGATTTAGAAGTAAGGGTAACGTCACTTCATTCTCAAATGCCACAGCAAGAAAGAACAAATTCATTACATAGATTTAGAGCCAATGCGGCAAGAGTGTTGATTGCCACAGATGTTGCTTCTAGAGGTTTAGATATTCCTACGGTTGAATTAGTTATAAATTACGATCTACCGGCGGACCCAGATACCTTTATTCACAGATCTGGTCGTACCGCTCGTGCTGGGAGAACTGGTGACGCTATATCTTTCGTTACACCAAATGATATCTCAAGAattcaatcaattgaaGAACGTATCAATAAGAAAATGTCTGAATGTGATAAGTTACACGATACCGCtgttatttag
- the NOP19 gene encoding Nop19p (similar to Saccharomyces cerevisiae YGR251W; ancestral locus Anc_5.68): MSRAKEIQEKLALQAKLQVTFNTNQSIILNWLGDENGDNEKVNQDFKELSESKDQFFKLPVIQHGTGLGVVDNSVDKNDNLDIHTIGDFISSNKKVSTLSKKKKRDPADSSNSHGNNIYRIAKNDTTAMVALKRKMRTTERINSKKNSDTRSNSKFMNAKVIEVRHNEENTDDSSDEDEKSNPRAAKKTFGLLFNSKKKK, encoded by the coding sequence atGTCTAGGGCAAAGGAGATTCAAGAAAAACTAGCCTTACAGGCTAAATTACAGGTTACGTTTAACACTAATCAATcgataattttaaattggCTGGGAGACGAAAACGGAGATAATGAAAAGGTCAATCAGGatttcaaagaattaaGTGAAAGTAAAGACCAATTTTTTAAGCTACCTGTTATCCAGCACGGTACAGGTTTAGGTGTAGTTGATAACTCAGTTGATAAAAACgataatttagatattcATACAATAGGTGATTTTATTTCCAGTAACAAAAAAGTCAGTACATTatctaaaaagaaaaagagagATCCCGCTGATTCATCTAACTCTCAtggaaataatatatacagaATTGCTAAGAATGATACAACTGCCATGGTTGCTCTGAAGAGAAAGATGAGAACAACTGAACGAATAAATAGTAAGAAAAATAGCGATACTAGGAgtaattctaaatttatGAACGCAAAGGTTATTGAAGTGAGAcataatgaagaaaatactGATGATTCAAGTGATGAGGACGAAAAATCTAATCCAAGAGCGGCTAAGAAAACATTTGGTTTGCTATTCAACAgtaaaaagaagaagtag
- the THP2 gene encoding Thp2p (similar to Saccharomyces cerevisiae THP2 (YHR167W); ancestral locus Anc_5.71) produces MNNSYFEALSEQEGQLEASHDSVQKTINLLIQLANDNDDDNHKLELLKRLNDEYPKLLKNNTDLYHGKFNAISAKIENEPAPLTIHDSNVLADEAKDSLEECVNEIEEIYRNSQKYINMVNRLSVDLAKQIETADIRKDKYIVDNWLPPKEIEEILQEFTDDDSEAVRLRARLEQYLDQLKMERVKYTLENRYTIEDKLILANKEVNRWRIEWDKLETLMFGRGPNSLKNMLQKNEQLAEKLKSAESQ; encoded by the coding sequence ATGAATAATTCTTATTTTGAAGCATTATCTGAACAGGAAGGACAATTAGAAGCAAGTCATGACTCCGTACAAAAaactattaatttattaatacaattagcaaatgataatgatgatgataatcaTAAACTTGAGCTTTTAAAGAGACTAAATGATGAATACCctaaacttttaaaaaataatacagaTTTATATCATGGAAAATTTAATGCTATTTCAGCCAAGATTGAAAATGAGCCAGCACCGCTAACTATACATGATAGTAATGTTCTTGCAGATGAAGCTAAAGATTCCCTTGAAGAATGTGTAAATGAGATCGAAGAAATATACAGAAATTCTCAAAAGTATATCAATATGGTGAATAGGTTATCAGTAGACCTGGCGAAACAAATTGAGACTGCCGATATACgaaaagataaatatatcGTTGATAATTGGTTACCACCAAAGGAgattgaagaaatattacaaGAATTTACAGATGATGACAGTGAAGCAGTGAGGTTACGAGCAAGATTGGAGCAATATTTagatcaattaaaaatggaGCGTGTGAAATATACCCTTGAAAATCGCTATACTATAGAAGATAAGTTGATTTTAGCAAATAAAGAAGTAAATAGATGGCGTATTGAATGGGATAAATTAGAAACATTGATGTTTGGCCGTGGTCCaaattctttgaaaaatatgttacaaaaaaatgaacAATTAGCTGAAAAACTAAAAAGCGCTGAATCTCAGTGA